In the Phaseolus vulgaris cultivar G19833 chromosome 7, P. vulgaris v2.0, whole genome shotgun sequence genome, one interval contains:
- the LOC137828864 gene encoding low-temperature-induced 65 kDa protein-like isoform X2, whose product MDSRVVQNEVHENDEHYPHILQVTHSEEEEEYNDEKKSVLNKVKAKAKKIKDRIKKHGHQVLDGNRECNEDQHNLDEDNLNEDEDMNEDTQVPETPIHESEDVKSVTPTSEQLGTLGKSGTDFGGTASHHNSLPSSTTEIIDQKIATTFHVEEKAGPPKDNLDGTMELEEEPYSPGRPEAYTPPIYHTKVTHPIEEVKDEMEESFARMNVQDEPKSIPELNLQPTVVDSEYPHVDQFLPHLSAAMQTQYPSSESHEQFTQETMSPNINKNLQNVTDSRQTFNTITTTVEEHSCYEANTYRAISPKDVTASEAGSVEKDDRKDNVETIEEQPKSGDASNMAGSTAEYGKNIAHSLTQKLAPVYDKVAGVGSAVKSKVSGTSTGGVGTERKNEVKEEDKGVSVKDYLAEKLRPGEEDKALSEVISEALHKRKEEPVKNEHHGGDEKMRDDPGKGVVDKLKGVVGSWFSNSEGKVAGVEDLSKNTNSGGEVEQVNQVVGENKSSPIEEQETR is encoded by the exons ATGGATTCAAGAGTAGTTCAAAACGAAGTGCATGAGAATGATGAACACTACCCCCACATTCTTCAAG tGACACatagtgaagaagaagaagagtacAATGATGAGAAGAAATCTGTTTTGAATAAAGTAAAGGCAAAGGCTAAGAAAATCAAGGACAGGATTAAGAAGCATGGTCATCAAGTCCTTGATGGTAACCGTGAGTGTAATGAAGATCAACACAATCTTGATGAAGATAACTTAAATGAGGATGAAGACATGAACGAAGACACACAAGTTCCTGAAACACCAA TTCATGAAAGTGAAGATGTCAAGAGTGTAACACCCACAAGTGAGCAGTTAGGAACTTTAGGAAAGTCAGGAACTGATTTTGGAGGTACAGCATCTCATCACAATTCACTACCTTCTTCAACAACTGAAATTATTGATCAAAAGATAGCCACAACATTTCATGTAGAAGAGAAAGCAGGGCCTCCAAAGGACAATTTGGATGGGACAATGGAATTGGAGGAAGAACCTTACTCCCCCGGAAGGCCTGAGGCATATACTCCTCCCATTTATCATACCAAAGTCACTCATCCAATTGAAGAAG TAAAAGATGAAATGGAGGAATCTTTTGCAAGAATGAATGTGCAGGATGAGCCCAAATCTATTCCAGAACTAAACCTCCAACCAACTGTTGTTGATTCTGAATACCCTCATGTTGATCAGTTTCTGCCACACCTTTCTGCTGCAATGCAAACTCAGTATCCTTCTTCTGAATCTCATGAGCAATTCACTCAGGAAACGATGTCCCCAAATATCAACAAAAACCTGCAAAATGTCACAGACAGTAGACAAACTTTCAACACCATCACAACCACAGTTGAAGAACACTCTTGCTATGAAGCAAACACTTACAGAGCTATCTCTCCTAAAGATGTCACAGCTTCTGAGGCAGGTTCAGTGGAGAAAGATGACAGAAAGGACAACGTGGAAACAATTGAAGAGCAACCAAAAAGTGGGGATGCTTCTAACATGGCTGGCTCTACTGCAGAATATGGGAAGAACATTGCTCACTCTCTGACACAGAAGTTAGCTCCAGTTTATGACAAGGTTGCTGGTGTAGGAAGTGCAGTGAAGTCCAAAGTGTCTGGAACTAGCACCGGTGGTGTTGGAACTGAGAGAAAAAATGAGGTCAAAGAAGAAGACAAAGGGGTTTCTGTGAAGGACTATTTGGCTGAGAAGCTAAGGCCTGGTGAAGAGGACAAGGCCCTTTCTGAGGTAATTTCAGAAGCTTTACATAAGAGAAAGGAAGAGCCAGTGAAAAATGAGCATCATGGTGGGGATGAGAAAATGCGTGATGATCCAGGAAAAGGTGTGGTTGACAAGCTTAAGGGTGTTGTTGGCTCATGGTTTAGCAATTCTGAGGGAAAAG TTGCAGGTGTTGAAGATTTATCCAAGAATACAAATTCTGGTGGAGAAGTGGAACAGGTTAACCAAGTTGTTGGTGAAAACAAGAGTAGTCCAATTGAAGAACAAGAGACTCGCTAA
- the LOC137828864 gene encoding low-temperature-induced 65 kDa protein-like isoform X1 has protein sequence MDSRVVQNEVHENDEHYPHILQVTHSEEEEEYNDEKKSVLNKVKAKAKKIKDRIKKHGHQVLDGNRECNEDQHNLDEDNLNEDEDMNEDTQVPETPIHESEDVKSVTPTSEQLGTLGKSGTDFGGTASHHNSLPSSTTEIIDQKIATTFHVEEKAGPPKDNLDGTMELEEEPYSPGRPEAYTPPIYHTKVTHPIEEAVKDEMEESFARMNVQDEPKSIPELNLQPTVVDSEYPHVDQFLPHLSAAMQTQYPSSESHEQFTQETMSPNINKNLQNVTDSRQTFNTITTTVEEHSCYEANTYRAISPKDVTASEAGSVEKDDRKDNVETIEEQPKSGDASNMAGSTAEYGKNIAHSLTQKLAPVYDKVAGVGSAVKSKVSGTSTGGVGTERKNEVKEEDKGVSVKDYLAEKLRPGEEDKALSEVISEALHKRKEEPVKNEHHGGDEKMRDDPGKGVVDKLKGVVGSWFSNSEGKVAGVEDLSKNTNSGGEVEQVNQVVGENKSSPIEEQETR, from the exons ATGGATTCAAGAGTAGTTCAAAACGAAGTGCATGAGAATGATGAACACTACCCCCACATTCTTCAAG tGACACatagtgaagaagaagaagagtacAATGATGAGAAGAAATCTGTTTTGAATAAAGTAAAGGCAAAGGCTAAGAAAATCAAGGACAGGATTAAGAAGCATGGTCATCAAGTCCTTGATGGTAACCGTGAGTGTAATGAAGATCAACACAATCTTGATGAAGATAACTTAAATGAGGATGAAGACATGAACGAAGACACACAAGTTCCTGAAACACCAA TTCATGAAAGTGAAGATGTCAAGAGTGTAACACCCACAAGTGAGCAGTTAGGAACTTTAGGAAAGTCAGGAACTGATTTTGGAGGTACAGCATCTCATCACAATTCACTACCTTCTTCAACAACTGAAATTATTGATCAAAAGATAGCCACAACATTTCATGTAGAAGAGAAAGCAGGGCCTCCAAAGGACAATTTGGATGGGACAATGGAATTGGAGGAAGAACCTTACTCCCCCGGAAGGCCTGAGGCATATACTCCTCCCATTTATCATACCAAAGTCACTCATCCAATTGAAGAAG CAGTAAAAGATGAAATGGAGGAATCTTTTGCAAGAATGAATGTGCAGGATGAGCCCAAATCTATTCCAGAACTAAACCTCCAACCAACTGTTGTTGATTCTGAATACCCTCATGTTGATCAGTTTCTGCCACACCTTTCTGCTGCAATGCAAACTCAGTATCCTTCTTCTGAATCTCATGAGCAATTCACTCAGGAAACGATGTCCCCAAATATCAACAAAAACCTGCAAAATGTCACAGACAGTAGACAAACTTTCAACACCATCACAACCACAGTTGAAGAACACTCTTGCTATGAAGCAAACACTTACAGAGCTATCTCTCCTAAAGATGTCACAGCTTCTGAGGCAGGTTCAGTGGAGAAAGATGACAGAAAGGACAACGTGGAAACAATTGAAGAGCAACCAAAAAGTGGGGATGCTTCTAACATGGCTGGCTCTACTGCAGAATATGGGAAGAACATTGCTCACTCTCTGACACAGAAGTTAGCTCCAGTTTATGACAAGGTTGCTGGTGTAGGAAGTGCAGTGAAGTCCAAAGTGTCTGGAACTAGCACCGGTGGTGTTGGAACTGAGAGAAAAAATGAGGTCAAAGAAGAAGACAAAGGGGTTTCTGTGAAGGACTATTTGGCTGAGAAGCTAAGGCCTGGTGAAGAGGACAAGGCCCTTTCTGAGGTAATTTCAGAAGCTTTACATAAGAGAAAGGAAGAGCCAGTGAAAAATGAGCATCATGGTGGGGATGAGAAAATGCGTGATGATCCAGGAAAAGGTGTGGTTGACAAGCTTAAGGGTGTTGTTGGCTCATGGTTTAGCAATTCTGAGGGAAAAG TTGCAGGTGTTGAAGATTTATCCAAGAATACAAATTCTGGTGGAGAAGTGGAACAGGTTAACCAAGTTGTTGGTGAAAACAAGAGTAGTCCAATTGAAGAACAAGAGACTCGCTAA
- the LOC137828864 gene encoding low-temperature-induced 65 kDa protein-like isoform X3 codes for MDSRVVQNEVHENDEHYPHILQVTHSEEEEEYNDEKKSVLNKVKAKAKKIKDRIKKHGHQVLDGNRECNEDQHNLDEDNLNEDEDMNEDTQVPETPIHESEDVKSVTPTSEQLGTLGKSGTDFGEEKAGPPKDNLDGTMELEEEPYSPGRPEAYTPPIYHTKVTHPIEEAVKDEMEESFARMNVQDEPKSIPELNLQPTVVDSEYPHVDQFLPHLSAAMQTQYPSSESHEQFTQETMSPNINKNLQNVTDSRQTFNTITTTVEEHSCYEANTYRAISPKDVTASEAGSVEKDDRKDNVETIEEQPKSGDASNMAGSTAEYGKNIAHSLTQKLAPVYDKVAGVGSAVKSKVSGTSTGGVGTERKNEVKEEDKGVSVKDYLAEKLRPGEEDKALSEVISEALHKRKEEPVKNEHHGGDEKMRDDPGKGVVDKLKGVVGSWFSNSEGKVAGVEDLSKNTNSGGEVEQVNQVVGENKSSPIEEQETR; via the exons ATGGATTCAAGAGTAGTTCAAAACGAAGTGCATGAGAATGATGAACACTACCCCCACATTCTTCAAG tGACACatagtgaagaagaagaagagtacAATGATGAGAAGAAATCTGTTTTGAATAAAGTAAAGGCAAAGGCTAAGAAAATCAAGGACAGGATTAAGAAGCATGGTCATCAAGTCCTTGATGGTAACCGTGAGTGTAATGAAGATCAACACAATCTTGATGAAGATAACTTAAATGAGGATGAAGACATGAACGAAGACACACAAGTTCCTGAAACACCAA TTCATGAAAGTGAAGATGTCAAGAGTGTAACACCCACAAGTGAGCAGTTAGGAACTTTAGGAAAGTCAGGAACTGATTTTGGAG AAGAGAAAGCAGGGCCTCCAAAGGACAATTTGGATGGGACAATGGAATTGGAGGAAGAACCTTACTCCCCCGGAAGGCCTGAGGCATATACTCCTCCCATTTATCATACCAAAGTCACTCATCCAATTGAAGAAG CAGTAAAAGATGAAATGGAGGAATCTTTTGCAAGAATGAATGTGCAGGATGAGCCCAAATCTATTCCAGAACTAAACCTCCAACCAACTGTTGTTGATTCTGAATACCCTCATGTTGATCAGTTTCTGCCACACCTTTCTGCTGCAATGCAAACTCAGTATCCTTCTTCTGAATCTCATGAGCAATTCACTCAGGAAACGATGTCCCCAAATATCAACAAAAACCTGCAAAATGTCACAGACAGTAGACAAACTTTCAACACCATCACAACCACAGTTGAAGAACACTCTTGCTATGAAGCAAACACTTACAGAGCTATCTCTCCTAAAGATGTCACAGCTTCTGAGGCAGGTTCAGTGGAGAAAGATGACAGAAAGGACAACGTGGAAACAATTGAAGAGCAACCAAAAAGTGGGGATGCTTCTAACATGGCTGGCTCTACTGCAGAATATGGGAAGAACATTGCTCACTCTCTGACACAGAAGTTAGCTCCAGTTTATGACAAGGTTGCTGGTGTAGGAAGTGCAGTGAAGTCCAAAGTGTCTGGAACTAGCACCGGTGGTGTTGGAACTGAGAGAAAAAATGAGGTCAAAGAAGAAGACAAAGGGGTTTCTGTGAAGGACTATTTGGCTGAGAAGCTAAGGCCTGGTGAAGAGGACAAGGCCCTTTCTGAGGTAATTTCAGAAGCTTTACATAAGAGAAAGGAAGAGCCAGTGAAAAATGAGCATCATGGTGGGGATGAGAAAATGCGTGATGATCCAGGAAAAGGTGTGGTTGACAAGCTTAAGGGTGTTGTTGGCTCATGGTTTAGCAATTCTGAGGGAAAAG TTGCAGGTGTTGAAGATTTATCCAAGAATACAAATTCTGGTGGAGAAGTGGAACAGGTTAACCAAGTTGTTGGTGAAAACAAGAGTAGTCCAATTGAAGAACAAGAGACTCGCTAA
- the LOC137828864 gene encoding low-temperature-induced 65 kDa protein-like isoform X4 — translation MDSRVVQNEVHENDEHYPHILQVTHSEEEEEYNDEKKSVLNKVKAKAKKIKDRIKKHGHQVLDGNRECNEDQHNLDEDNLNEDEDMNEDTQVPETPIHESEDVKSVTPTSEQLGTLGKSGTDFGEEKAGPPKDNLDGTMELEEEPYSPGRPEAYTPPIYHTKVTHPIEEVKDEMEESFARMNVQDEPKSIPELNLQPTVVDSEYPHVDQFLPHLSAAMQTQYPSSESHEQFTQETMSPNINKNLQNVTDSRQTFNTITTTVEEHSCYEANTYRAISPKDVTASEAGSVEKDDRKDNVETIEEQPKSGDASNMAGSTAEYGKNIAHSLTQKLAPVYDKVAGVGSAVKSKVSGTSTGGVGTERKNEVKEEDKGVSVKDYLAEKLRPGEEDKALSEVISEALHKRKEEPVKNEHHGGDEKMRDDPGKGVVDKLKGVVGSWFSNSEGKVAGVEDLSKNTNSGGEVEQVNQVVGENKSSPIEEQETR, via the exons ATGGATTCAAGAGTAGTTCAAAACGAAGTGCATGAGAATGATGAACACTACCCCCACATTCTTCAAG tGACACatagtgaagaagaagaagagtacAATGATGAGAAGAAATCTGTTTTGAATAAAGTAAAGGCAAAGGCTAAGAAAATCAAGGACAGGATTAAGAAGCATGGTCATCAAGTCCTTGATGGTAACCGTGAGTGTAATGAAGATCAACACAATCTTGATGAAGATAACTTAAATGAGGATGAAGACATGAACGAAGACACACAAGTTCCTGAAACACCAA TTCATGAAAGTGAAGATGTCAAGAGTGTAACACCCACAAGTGAGCAGTTAGGAACTTTAGGAAAGTCAGGAACTGATTTTGGAG AAGAGAAAGCAGGGCCTCCAAAGGACAATTTGGATGGGACAATGGAATTGGAGGAAGAACCTTACTCCCCCGGAAGGCCTGAGGCATATACTCCTCCCATTTATCATACCAAAGTCACTCATCCAATTGAAGAAG TAAAAGATGAAATGGAGGAATCTTTTGCAAGAATGAATGTGCAGGATGAGCCCAAATCTATTCCAGAACTAAACCTCCAACCAACTGTTGTTGATTCTGAATACCCTCATGTTGATCAGTTTCTGCCACACCTTTCTGCTGCAATGCAAACTCAGTATCCTTCTTCTGAATCTCATGAGCAATTCACTCAGGAAACGATGTCCCCAAATATCAACAAAAACCTGCAAAATGTCACAGACAGTAGACAAACTTTCAACACCATCACAACCACAGTTGAAGAACACTCTTGCTATGAAGCAAACACTTACAGAGCTATCTCTCCTAAAGATGTCACAGCTTCTGAGGCAGGTTCAGTGGAGAAAGATGACAGAAAGGACAACGTGGAAACAATTGAAGAGCAACCAAAAAGTGGGGATGCTTCTAACATGGCTGGCTCTACTGCAGAATATGGGAAGAACATTGCTCACTCTCTGACACAGAAGTTAGCTCCAGTTTATGACAAGGTTGCTGGTGTAGGAAGTGCAGTGAAGTCCAAAGTGTCTGGAACTAGCACCGGTGGTGTTGGAACTGAGAGAAAAAATGAGGTCAAAGAAGAAGACAAAGGGGTTTCTGTGAAGGACTATTTGGCTGAGAAGCTAAGGCCTGGTGAAGAGGACAAGGCCCTTTCTGAGGTAATTTCAGAAGCTTTACATAAGAGAAAGGAAGAGCCAGTGAAAAATGAGCATCATGGTGGGGATGAGAAAATGCGTGATGATCCAGGAAAAGGTGTGGTTGACAAGCTTAAGGGTGTTGTTGGCTCATGGTTTAGCAATTCTGAGGGAAAAG TTGCAGGTGTTGAAGATTTATCCAAGAATACAAATTCTGGTGGAGAAGTGGAACAGGTTAACCAAGTTGTTGGTGAAAACAAGAGTAGTCCAATTGAAGAACAAGAGACTCGCTAA
- the LOC137828208 gene encoding pentatricopeptide repeat-containing protein At3g60050-like: MNSITHFLLGPKMVHKFSHSLIILRRLCSHPFDGDGFECIDEPLKKLGLNCDSTVDVTLRLNEDWGYNQKQFSLRKGFLENVKLDAKRVLEVLRQDGPGLDARLVLGELHVKPSGLLVREVLFGILKIINSENKTRCAKLAYKFFVWCSQQEGYRHTVNAYHLIMNIYAECEEFKALWRLVDEMIEKGLPATARTFNILIRTCGEAGLAKKLVERFIKSKTFNFRPFKHSYNAILHGLLVLKQYKLIEWVYQQLLLDGFSSDILTYNIVMYAKYRLGKLDQFQRLFDEMGRNGFSPDFHTFNILLHVLGKGDKPLAALNLLNHMREMGIDPTVLHFTTLIDGLSRAGNLDACKYFFDEMIKNGCIPDVVAYTVMITGYVVAGELEKALEMYQDMISREQVPNVFTYNSIIRGLCVAGKFDEACSMLKEMETKGCSPNSVVYDSLVSSLRNAGKTADAHEVIRQMTEKRKYTHIHSRYEGYK, from the coding sequence ATGAATTCAATAACCCATTTCCTTTTAGGTCCAAAGATGGTCCACAAATTTTCCCATTCTTTGATTATTTTGCGGAGATTATGTAGCCATCCGTTTGATGGTGATGGATTTGAATGCATTGATGAGCCTTTGAAAAAACTAGGATTAAATTGTGATTCTACTGTGGATGTAACGCTCCGTTTAAACGAGGACTGGGGTTATAACCAAAAGCAGTTTTCACTTAGAAAAGGGTTCTTAGAAAATGTGAAGTTAGATGCTAAGAGGGTCCTTGAGGTTCTCCGGCAAGACGGTCCCGGTCTTGATGCGAGGTTGGTTTTGGGTGAGTTGCATGTAAAGCCATCAGGGCTTCTTGTGAGGGAGGTTCTCTTTGGAATTTTGAAGATCATAAATTCTGAGAATAAAACTAGGTGTGCAAAGCTGGCATACAAGTTTTTTGTGTGGTGTAGTCAGCAAGAGGGTTACCGGCACACTGTGAATGCATATCACttaattatgaatatatatGCGGAGTGTGAGGAATTTAAGGCATTGTGGAGATTGGTTGATGAAATGATTGAGAAAGGGCTTCCTGCTACGGCTCGAACTTTCAATATCTTGATTCGTACTTGTGGTGAGGCAGGATTGGCTAAGAAATTGGTGGAGAGGTTCATAAAATCGAAGACGTTTAACTTTAGGCCTTTTAAGCACTCCTACAATGCTATCCTACATGGTCTTCTTGTTTTAAAGCAGTACAAGTTGATTGAGTGGGTTTATCAGCAGTTGTTGCTTGATGGATTTTCTTCAGATATTTTAACTTACAATATTGTCATGTATGCCAAGTACAGACTTGGAAAGTTGGATCAATTCCAAAGACTGTTTGATGAGATGGGTAGAAATGGATTTTCTCCAGATTTTCATACCTTCAATATTCTTCTTCATGTTCTTGGCAAAGGGGACAAACCGCTTGCAGCTCTCAATCTCTTAAATCACATGAGAGAAATGGGTATAGATCCAACTGTGCTTCATTTCACTACATTGATAGATGGACTCAGCAGAGCTGGAAATCTGGATGCTTGCAAGTATTTTTTTGATGAAATGATAAAGAATGGATGCATCCCAGATGTGGTGGCTTACACTGTAATGATAACAGGATATGTAGTGGCTGGTGAGCTTGAGAAAGCCCTCGAAATGTATCAAGATATGATTTCTAGAGAACAAGTTCCAAATGTTTTTACATACAATTCCATAATTCGGGGATTATGCGTGGCAGGAAAATTTGATGAAGCATGTTCAATGCTCAAGGAAATGGAAACCAAAGGTTGTAGTCCAAACTCGGTTGTCTATGATTCTTTAGTGAGTAGTTTACGGAATGCTGGAAAGACTGCTGATGCTCATGAAGTGATAAGACAGATGACAGAGAAGAGGAAGTATACCCACATACATTCGAGATACGAAGGGTACAAATGA